One region of Glycine max cultivar Williams 82 chromosome 9, Glycine_max_v4.0, whole genome shotgun sequence genomic DNA includes:
- the LOC100805172 gene encoding uncharacterized protein — MPNKKDTDGYHGCPKNSFPVSINFNRLYIKAHSCSKEPQPNLVPMEAQPTPPPDPVDSSPHSWDEPCPPLSSAKLRLMCSYGGHIVPRPHDKSLCYVGGDTRIVVVPRHVTLSELSTRLSKSFLHARPFVLKYQLPSEDLDSLVSVTTDEDLENMIDEYDHRSGNNNNNKPSSRIRLFLFPSQPDSVHGPAGLGSVKSEEWLSGSLDGGLSESASVNCILGLDDEVASASAAANSNGNSGKVFKDVVSDSPMLESNSSFGSGSSVPPNLPPIKVHVEIEEQFAQLGVGQKQQEDEGFVAPVPVMEFSTNRLVSDDERSDHGVPLGHRKSPTPPLQPQPHQFQQKSPHGVVDLPSPDSLSSDSSLSNAMLRPKPAIYQDQVQIQYGSSQVPSNASVDPKLNVTDQQGWIQMQQHVQEAGYVLQPQFDQLPLPQQHQTQPPQQQHQPQQYIHNTHLIHHTLSGSVPIPASYYPVCQQQLHTQHLHHLDQQYPVYYVQARQAQPYNLSVQLANAAESATTMPSSQSQNQPSSAAYNSTRNPNFEMAAGACRTAPATPQLVQVSSSKHQQQYVAHSQIYHRHPQSMPPKSAVPANYAYNYADPALAQVFYSQPLAPFMPSHYQTMTAASVMRTEVSAKLPSDSMKKPQQVTTSQPL, encoded by the exons ATGCCCAATAAAAAGGATACCGATGGGTATCATGGGTGTCCAAAAAATTCCTTCCCAGTTAGTATTAACTTCAACCGCCTGTATATTAAAGCCCACTCTTGCAGCAAGGAACCACAACCAAACCTTGTCCCCATGGAGGCGCAGCCCACTCCTCCACCTGACCCGGTGGATTCCTCCCCACACTCCTGGGACGAGCCCTGTCCTCCTCTGAGCTCCGCCAAACTCCGGCTGATGTGCAGCTACGGCGGCCACATCGTGCCCCGCCCCCACGACAAGTCACTCTGCTACGTCGGCGGCGACACCCGAATCGTCGTCGTCCCCCGCCACGTCACTCTCTCGGAGCTCTCCACGCGCCTCTCGAAGTCGTTCCTCCACGCGCGCCCCTTCGTGCTTAAGTACCAGCTCCCCAGCGAGGACCTCGACTCCCTCGTCTCCGTCACCACTGACGAAGACCTCGAGAACATGATCGATGAGTACGATCACCGCTCCggaaacaataacaataataaaccTTCTTCACGAATtcgcctctttctttttccgtCCCAGCCCGACTCGGTCCACGGGCCCGCGGGCTTGGGCTCTGTCAAGTCCGAGGAGTGGCTCAGTGGGTCCCTTGACGGAGGCTTATCTGAGTCCGCCTCCGTCAATTGCATCCTCGGACTCGACGACGAGGTTGCTTCTGCTTCTGCTGCAGCGAACAGCAATGGTAACAGTGGGAAAGTTTTCAAGGATGTGGTGTCGGATTCGCCTATGCTTGAGAGCAATTCGTCTTTCGGTTCTGGTTCCTCTGTGCCGCCGAATTTGCCGCCGATAAAGGTTCACGTGGAGATTGAGGAACAGTTTGCTCAGTTGGGGGTGGGACAGAAGCAACAAGAAGATGAAGGTTTTGTTGCGCCGGTGCCGGTGATGGAATTTTCCACGAACCGCCTTGTCTCCGATGACGAGAGATCCGATCATGGGGTCCCTCTTGGGCATAGAAAATCGCCAACCCCGCCGCTACAGCCTCAGCCTCACCAATTTCAACAGAAATCACCTCATGGTGTTGTTGATTTGCCTTCCCCTGATTCACTTTCAAG TGATAGTAGTCTTTCAAATGCAATGTTGCGCCCGAAACCAGCCATTTATCAAGACCAAGTTCAAATTCAATATGGAAGTTCTCAGGTTCCTAGCAATGCCTCGGTTGATCCAAAGCTTAATGTGACTGATCAACAAGGTTGGATTCAGATGCAGCAGCATGTGCAGGAAGCTGGATATGTTTTGCAGCCACAATTTGATCAACTGCCACTGCCGCAGCAGCATCAGACTCAGCCGCCGCAGCAGCAGCATCAACCACAGCAGTATATCCACAACACACATTTAATTCACCATACCCTTTCAGGGTCTGTGCCAATCCCCGCCTCATACTATCCTGTATGTCAGCAACAACTCCATACCCAACATCTCCATCACCTTGATCAACAATACCCGGTTTACTATGTGCAGGCAAGACAGGCCCAACCATACAACTTGTCAGTGCAGCTGGCTAATGCAGCTGAATCTGCCACAACTATGCCTTCTAGCCAGTCCCAAAATCAACCAAGTTCTGCTGCTTACAACTCAACAAGAAATCCTAATTTTGAAATGGCAGCAGGTGCATGTAGAACCGCACCTGCCACCCCTCAATTGGTTCAAGTTTCTTCTAGTAAGCATCAACAGCAATATGTTGCTCACTCTCAAATTTATCATCGCCATCCTCAATCAATGCCTCCTAAGTCTGCAGTACCTGCAAATTATGCTTACAACTATGCAGATCCTGCACTTGCTCAAGTGTTTTATAGTCAACCTTTGGCACCCTTCATGCCTTCACACTACCAGACCATGACAGCTGCTTCTGTAATGCGGACGGAAGTTTCTGCTAAGCTTCCCTCCGACAGCATGAAGAAGCCGCAGCAGGTGACAACCTCGCAGCCattgtga